DNA sequence from the Tissierellales bacterium genome:
CTTACCTCTAAAAATAAGAGATGGTTCTGGTTCGCCTATAAGGGCAGTTGCATTAATTGAAGAATAAACAAAAAAAGTAATAGAGTTTTCTCTATTACTTTTTTGTTAAAATTCCACAAAACTATTTTACATTATTAATAACTCTTTTATTTTTAAAGCTATTTCTAAATTAAGTCTATCGTTTGGGTCATCTAAATCCATATTAGTTATATCTTTAATTCTATTAATTCTATATAAGACAGTATTATAATGAGTAAATAAACTTTCTGACATTCTCTTTAAATTACCATTATATTCAAAATAGGTTTCCAATGTTTTAACAAGTTCTGTAGATTTTTTTTCATCATAATCTGTCAAAGGCTTCAATGTTTCATTATAAAAATCTTCTAATTCTTCATTTAAATAATCTTGACTTAATATTTTAAATATTCCCAGTTCATCAAAAGTTATGACATTTTTTTCAGTCAATACTCTTCCTGTCCTTACTGCCTTTAATGCATCTCCAAAGCTTTTATTTACATTGCCTAATTCTTTATAACATCTACCTACTCCTATTTTAAATTCCATATTTTCAAATTTTGTTAATAGCTCTTTATCTAAAGCCTTATTAAATTTATTTAATTTATCATTCATAAGCTTTTTACTATCACAACCTAATAATACCTGGATACCATTCATTTTACTTGCAATTAATCCATTAAATTTATAGTATTTAATTAGTTCTTCTGTTATAGAAACTATTTCATTCACATTATCTTGAATATAGTCGAGAAGTTGACTATCTTCTTCTATTTTATCATCTACTTTAAACTTAAAGTCAATAACCTCAATTATGTAATGATCATGAAGATTTAAATTAAAAAAATGAGCTCTATCTAAAGCTTTCTTTTTTCTTTTTGAATCTATAGAAATTAAATCCTCAAAAAACTCTGATCTATATCTAATTTCTACTTCTTTAACTGATAAATCTTGAAGAACTGATAAGGCTATAATAGTACTTGCGCTTTCAATAATAGATAAGTCAAACCCTCCTAAAGGTGTTGTAGTAGACCAAGAAATTATATGACCATAACAACTATCCTTCACAACTATTGGCATAACCATTCTCTTTACATATTTTCCATTGATTAAAATTTTATTTTCAGCAAATATTTTTTGCTTCCTCTTTATAGAATTAATACTATAATATTTTTCTACATCTTCTAATAATTCCTTTTTAGTAATGTTATCAATATTACCAAAATACTCATGTCTTTCATTTGTAAAATTTAAATTTAGTACCACAGGGTTTTTAATATTTTCATGGATTATAGGTACAACTTCTTCTACTCCCTTTCCCTTTAACATAACATTTATAAATTGTTCATGGGCTTTTTCAATTCTTTCTAAAAGTGACGCTTGTTTATTAAATACTTCTTTATGTACTGTAGTCATTATGTCTGATAAAGGAATAGAGTAGTGAATATCAATAATAGGGAAGTTTAAAAAGTCTGCTAAATTTATAACCTCTTCTGAAAGGGAATCTAAGTATGGATAAATCTTTATACCAATTCCGGCAAGTTTT
Encoded proteins:
- a CDS encoding helix-turn-helix domain-containing protein — translated: KLAGIGIKIYPYLDSLSEEVINLADFLNFPIIDIHYSIPLSDIMTTVHKEVFNKQASLLERIEKAHEQFINVMLKGKGVEEVVPIIHENIKNPVVLNLNFTNERHEYFGNIDNITKKELLEDVEKYYSINSIKRKQKIFAENKILINGKYVKRMVMPIVVKDSCYGHIISWSTTTPLGGFDLSIIESASTIIALSVLQDLSVKEVEIRYRSEFFEDLISIDSKRKKKALDRAHFFNLNLHDHYIIEVIDFKFKVDDKIEEDSQLLDYIQDNVNEIVSITEELIKYYKFNGLIASKMNGIQVLLGCDSKKLMNDKLNKFNKALDKELLTKFENMEFKIGVGRCYKELGNVNKSFGDALKAVRTGRVLTEKNVITFDELGIFKILSQDYLNEELEDFYNETLKPLTDYDEKKSTELVKTLETYFEYNGNLKRMSESLFTHYNTVLYRINRIKDITNMDLDDPNDRLNLEIALKIKELLIM